The uncultured Desulfatiglans sp. DNA window TGATGCGGTATTCCTGCCCGGCGCCTAGTGCAAGGGACAACGGCAGCAGACACAAAAGAAGGGTAAACAGAACCAGTCGTTTCATCACAGAATCCTTTCAGCCGACGACACAAGCCCTTGAACCGGTCTAGAAGAAGAGTTCCTGCCGGCGGGAGAGCAGCGTCCGGGCTTTTTCCTGTACGACAGCATTGATCAGGCACACGTCCTCGAGAACCCTGGGGTCGTCCTGGATGATCCCTTCCAGCAACTGGGTGAAGAGATCCCGATTCTGCGTCTTCACAGCATATTCGCGCGCATACAGATAGGGTGCCAGAAAAAACCGGCCGTTTCGGACCGCCATCCCCTTCTCGAAGAAGGCGGCGGCATGATCGAGGTTTCCCCCAAGCAGGGGGGGCTTGGCCGCCTCCTGCATCGCAGCGAGCAGGTAGGGCGTCCCGTGAAACAGGCCGGGGTTTCGATCGAGGAAATGAGCGAGATAATCCTGCGCAACGGGGAGCTGCACCAGCGCGTCCGGAAGGTCCCGGTTGAGGTTGAGCCAGCTGAACCATGCGAGAGTCGCCCAGAAAAGGGATTCATCCCTTCGTTCAGCGTTCGAGGGGTTCCTTGGGAGCACCCTTTCCAAGGGAGGCGGGGGCGTTTCCGGCAGGGACACCTCGAAGCCCAGCCCCTTGAACCCGTATCGGCTCGCCCGGGCGTAAAGCGGTGCTGCACGTGCCGGCTCCTCGTCTTCGACAAAAAGCATGGCGTACCCGGCAAAACCCATGCAGAGGGTATCCAGAAGCCGATCGTAGCCCGGCGCCTCTCCGAGCAACCCTTCGAGGAGTTTCAGCTGTGCGGGGAGCGCCCCGCGCGCGAGCTCCGGATCGCATTCTTCGAAGATGGCGCGGTTCATGTGCTCCCAGAGGGAAGGCGTGCTTCGGAGCGCAATGGCCGCGCAGCCCGCTGCACTCAGCATGAAGATGGGAAGCACCAGGATCGTCTGAGGGGTGCCGAGCCTTTTTATGATTGACCTCATTGAAAACCTCAGCCGAGTGTCCGTCCGGAAATGATCTCCTGATACAAGCCAGTTTCCAATCCAGAAATGAGGAT harbors:
- a CDS encoding conserved hypothetical protein (Evidence 4 : Unknown function but conserved in other organisms) — translated: MRSIIKRLGTPQTILVLPIFMLSAAGCAAIALRSTPSLWEHMNRAIFEECDPELARGALPAQLKLLEGLLGEAPGYDRLLDTLCMGFAGYAMLFVEDEEPARAAPLYARASRYGFKGLGFEVSLPETPPPPLERVLPRNPSNAERRDESLFWATLAWFSWLNLNRDLPDALVQLPVAQDYLAHFLDRNPGLFHGTPYLLAAMQEAAKPPLLGGNLDHAAAFFEKGMAVRNGRFFLAPYLYAREYAVKTQNRDLFTQLLEGIIQDDPRVLEDVCLINAVVQEKARTLLSRRQELFF